The Agrococcus carbonis genome has a window encoding:
- a CDS encoding aminotransferase class III-fold pyridoxal phosphate-dependent enzyme produces MTAVLPEATTDVWTPERILESDRRYVIRSWSQQGKPAQAVVTDASGSWFTTGDGRRILDFQSQLVNMNLGHQHPKLVEAIQQAVAEMAYIGPGFAARARSELGEMIAEIAPGDLDFSFFTTGGAEANENAIRLAQHITGRQKVMARYRSYHGATLGALAATGDPRHNNGGANVPGIVRFHDPYTYRTPSGLPPEQDPACLGAPHLEEILQYEDPSSVAAIIIESITGTNGLLVPPDGYLQSLRDVADKYGIMLIADEVMAGFGRTGEWFAIDHWNVVPDIITSAKGLNSGYIPLGAMIVGDRSREWLESNKFWGGQTYAGHPLACASGVASLRIMQEEGVLENVRERGAQLDRALRAMQERYPIIGDVRGKGLFYGIELVRDRATKEPLVPFNPAGTAAKPMQQIVADGWAKGIYLSANNNVLRLTPPLVITEEELDLAIAMLDEIIGAADSRLQRGETE; encoded by the coding sequence GTGACCGCCGTGCTGCCCGAGGCGACCACCGATGTGTGGACGCCCGAGCGCATCCTCGAATCCGACCGGCGCTACGTGATCCGCAGCTGGTCGCAGCAGGGCAAGCCCGCGCAGGCGGTGGTGACGGATGCGTCGGGGTCGTGGTTCACCACCGGTGACGGTCGCCGCATCCTCGACTTCCAGTCGCAGCTCGTGAACATGAACCTCGGGCACCAGCACCCGAAGCTCGTCGAGGCGATCCAGCAGGCGGTCGCCGAGATGGCCTACATCGGCCCCGGCTTCGCCGCGCGCGCCCGCTCGGAGCTCGGCGAGATGATCGCCGAGATCGCGCCGGGCGACCTCGACTTCTCGTTCTTCACCACCGGCGGCGCCGAGGCGAACGAGAACGCCATCCGCCTCGCGCAGCACATCACCGGTCGGCAGAAGGTCATGGCGCGCTACCGCTCGTACCACGGCGCGACCCTCGGCGCTCTCGCCGCGACCGGCGACCCGCGCCACAACAACGGCGGCGCGAACGTGCCCGGCATCGTCCGCTTCCACGACCCGTACACCTACCGCACGCCGTCGGGCCTGCCGCCCGAGCAGGACCCCGCGTGCCTCGGCGCCCCGCACCTCGAGGAGATCCTGCAGTACGAGGACCCCTCGAGCGTCGCGGCGATCATCATCGAGTCGATCACCGGCACCAACGGCCTGCTCGTGCCGCCGGACGGCTACCTGCAGTCGCTGCGTGACGTCGCCGACAAGTACGGCATCATGCTCATCGCCGACGAGGTGATGGCCGGCTTCGGCCGCACCGGCGAGTGGTTCGCGATCGACCACTGGAACGTGGTGCCCGACATCATCACGAGCGCGAAGGGCCTCAACTCTGGCTACATCCCGCTCGGCGCGATGATCGTCGGCGACCGCTCGCGCGAGTGGCTCGAGAGCAACAAGTTCTGGGGCGGCCAGACCTACGCCGGCCACCCGCTCGCGTGCGCCTCGGGCGTCGCGTCGCTGCGCATCATGCAGGAGGAGGGCGTGCTCGAGAATGTGCGCGAGCGCGGCGCCCAGCTCGACCGCGCGCTGCGGGCGATGCAGGAGCGCTACCCGATCATCGGCGACGTGCGCGGCAAGGGACTCTTCTACGGCATCGAGCTCGTGCGCGACCGCGCGACCAAGGAGCCGCTCGTGCCGTTCAACCCGGCCGGCACGGCGGCGAAGCCCATGCAGCAGATCGTCGCGGACGGCTGGGCGAAGGGTATCTACCTCTCGGCGAACAACAACGTGCTGCGGCTGACGCCGCCGCTCGTGATCACCGAGGAGGAGCTCGACCTCGCGATCGCGATGCTCGATGAGATCATCGGCGCGGCGGACTCGCGCCTGCAGAGAGGGGAGACGGAGTGA
- a CDS encoding amino acid synthesis family protein has protein sequence MSIVVRKIVRHREETLRENGQDVPRTHVVAWVAAVIENPYGTDGYVEDLVSKADAMGQEVGALLGPATVELLGEEVEGFGKVALVGIGGEVEHGSAIIHNLKFGNEFRSAAGGTELLPGAEKVGLMGATIDAAVKHKLDAKTRSHHQTIPLSIPDAPRPDEIVIACVATSAGRPLARLATFGAEVGGADKANEGVAR, from the coding sequence GTGAGCATCGTTGTGAGGAAGATCGTGCGGCACCGCGAGGAGACGCTGCGCGAGAACGGTCAGGACGTGCCGCGCACGCACGTCGTCGCCTGGGTCGCCGCCGTGATCGAGAACCCCTACGGCACCGACGGCTACGTCGAGGATCTCGTCTCGAAGGCCGACGCGATGGGCCAGGAGGTCGGCGCGCTGCTCGGCCCGGCCACCGTCGAGCTGCTCGGCGAGGAGGTCGAGGGCTTCGGCAAGGTCGCGCTCGTCGGCATCGGCGGCGAGGTCGAGCACGGCTCGGCGATCATCCACAACCTGAAGTTCGGCAACGAGTTCCGCAGCGCCGCCGGCGGCACCGAGCTGCTGCCCGGCGCCGAGAAGGTCGGCCTCATGGGTGCGACGATCGACGCGGCGGTCAAGCACAAGCTCGACGCGAAGACCCGCTCGCACCACCAGACCATCCCGCTCTCGATCCCCGACGCCCCGCGCCCCGACGAGATCGTCATCGCGTGCGTCGCGACGAGCGCCGGCCGCCCGCTCGCGCGGCTCGCGACCTTCGGCGCAGAGGTCGGCGGCGCCGACAAGGCCAACGAGGGGGTGGCACGGTGA
- a CDS encoding IclR family transcriptional regulator translates to MNERKDAGLVQKTVHIVRSVATHPDGVGLSEVARDTGFSKATCFRILTALEDEGWLVSDPVTRHFSLSLGLFMLVSSQHTAARRSALVDDVLRGVAAEVEEAAGLDRLDQQAALVLREFSGPHQIGHTPRAVPRRLSAVRTSTGRVMLAYGDRDKARELFEEDAASGRPLAIKDAAAFDAMLDEVLERGYAVSSDELEPGLTAIAVPVRIDDEVPYSTWVSGPTFRMREREQAHVVEALRGAAERLAVLL, encoded by the coding sequence ACGGTGCACATCGTGCGCTCCGTCGCGACGCACCCGGACGGCGTCGGGCTCTCGGAGGTCGCGCGCGACACCGGGTTCTCGAAGGCCACGTGCTTCCGCATCCTGACGGCGCTCGAGGACGAGGGGTGGCTCGTCTCGGACCCGGTGACGCGCCACTTCAGCCTCTCGCTCGGCCTCTTCATGCTCGTCTCCTCGCAGCACACGGCCGCGCGCCGGTCGGCGCTCGTCGACGACGTGCTGCGGGGCGTCGCCGCCGAGGTCGAGGAGGCCGCGGGGCTCGACCGGCTCGACCAGCAGGCGGCGCTCGTGCTGCGCGAGTTCTCGGGCCCGCACCAGATCGGCCACACGCCGCGTGCGGTGCCGCGGCGGCTGAGCGCCGTGCGCACCTCGACCGGCCGCGTCATGCTCGCCTACGGCGACCGCGACAAGGCGCGCGAGCTCTTCGAGGAGGACGCCGCGAGCGGCCGCCCGCTCGCGATCAAGGACGCGGCGGCGTTCGACGCGATGCTCGACGAGGTGCTCGAGCGCGGCTACGCCGTGTCGAGCGACGAGCTCGAGCCGGGGCTCACCGCGATCGCGGTGCCGGTGCGCATCGACGACGAGGTGCCCTACTCGACGTGGGTCTCCGGCCCGACGTTCCGGATGCGCGAGCGCGAGCAGGCGCACGTCGTCGAGGCCCTGCGGGGCGCGGCCGAGCGCCTCGCCGTGCTGCTCTAG